The genomic DNA TTGGACCGACATGTTGAAGAAACTTCCATAGAATCTGAAAATGCTGCAGTTTTTTCCCTGTGGTACACAGGCACACAGCTAAGTCGAACAATGTAAATTAGCCAATGTTAAAGCCTAGGAATGTGAACAATCTGGAAAAGTGCCTTATTCAGCCAATAGAAACCCTTGGAAGTTGCCTGGCTATTGGAAGAATCCTATTCTCTCAAGCGGTTGCAGGAAGTCAACAGCAGGAACCTGGCAAGGCCGCGCGCAAGGCTTGGACGCTTGGTTTGGTCGGAAAGCACCCGTGCAACGTGCATCCATCCTACCAGTCGGTCCACACTGAGCCACAATGTTTGAGCTGACGCCTGATCCAAGTTTGTGTATAGCTAAAATTCGAATGGATTTGTTCTAATTGCACATAAACTTCAGCACATTCTTTTAGCCTGCACCCCCAACTAAATTATTTTGATGCAAATGCTATTTTTTAAGGATAAGACTTCCTACAACTAACCCCCCTAAAATCTctcaaaaaatcataaaaagCGTGCCACTCGTCTTCGGTCTTCCTGCTGCGCGCTTATAAATACTTCTCCCACCTTTCCTCTCTCTACCAGTCCACTCTCGCTCCGACTCTCACGCTCTCTCGCCGGCCGCAGCAGTCTAGCAACTAACTTGCCGTTAAGTGAGCCGGTGAGGACATGGCCGCCgccacgtcgtcgtcgtctccgccAACGCCGCAGCCTTCGTCGTCCGTGGAGCGCACGAAGGGACCCACTGGCCTCGAGAAGATCGTGCTCCGCGAGGCGCGCGGCTGGTCCGCGGAGGTAACCAATTCAATCGCCTCCAACTTCCTTCTTTTCCAGGTCGATTTTGGGGGGCGCATTCGCGCGAATTTCATAGAGGCTTGGAGCGATCTGCGTAGAGAGTGTGCAGTTTGCCGAGGGGATTTCACTTTTTTAATCAGATGAATTAGCGGTGCCATCTTTCTAGTAGGTGGATCATTCATGAGTGTTTTTTATGGCTAATTTTTGCGACTATTCCACCGAGAAAAGCGATGTTGTGCTTTGGTCATGCATCGCTGTGACATTTATTTACAACTCGATATGTGGACTGTGAAAAGTGATGGTGAAAGATTTCAAATATTATGAGGGCAATCGCCTCTTGGAATCTAGTGGCGGACGACGCACCGACTATGCAACTTGAAAGGGAAAAGGGCCTAGGCTATGCCCTTTCGTTTTCAAGATGGATGATCCTCAGGTTGCTGGAATTTGGTCAGTACACATTTGATGGCCTGTAGGATAGAAGGTGCTAGACTTCTTGACTGCAGAGGATAGGATAGCAACTTTTTTCATGATAGGATGGAGGAACCGCGGTGAATTTGCGTTTTTAGTTCTAGCGTGTTTGGCTGCGTGGCCATAGACCATGATTAATTAAGATTAATATGATTATGTGTTATGCTTGTATTGGTGAAGTTGCCCAGCACCAAATGCATATCGTATCAAAGCTCGTAACAAAACTTTGCTATGATCTGTGGAACTAGCATCGCAGAGGAGGTAAGCCATGATGAGTAGTTGAGCCTTTAGTGCCATCCAGCTGTTTAgataaatcttttgttttctAAGCCTTGACACACTAATTAGTTAACTATTTTAGTTTaaggaggctccaaacttctgCCAGTGGGTGTCAAATGTCGTTCTAGCTGGCGTTTTCttctccatcttttttttttatccagGTCTGTAAGTGTAGTAGTGTACCCATGTACCAAAAGCCAAAAGGTAAATCCTTATGGGGATTTGCACGGGACCTACATGAATTATGTTGTCTTTTGTGCTAGATCAGGCTTTAAATCTAGTAGGCTGTAGCTAATCAATTATGTTGTCTTTTGCAAGGTCCATTTATACGGAGGTCAAGTAACCTCTTGGAAGAATGACCATGGAGATGAGTTACTTTTTGTCAGCAGCAAGGTGCAGAAGCATTCAAGATGTCATGGATGACCTCATTGGTTAATATCTTAATATATTAGTATACCGTAGAGGAAAAAGAACTTGCATGAGAAGCATGGGCGCTGCATCCCTATCATCCTTCTCCATACCAAATAATTTTGTCATTAATTAGATCTGATCCGAACATATTTTCACCATATTCTCATTTTATAATGAGTCCTTTTGAAATAACTACAAACTGCTGCTTCATTTTCTCATGTATTTGTGATCCTAGCCCTTTTACTCTCTAATAGTTTCTTTTTCATGAACCGATGATTAGCCCAACTAAATAGGAGACCCTAGGCGCTGTTTAAAGAAATTTGTttgattatttatttttctatgtGTTTCTGCACTAATAGTAGCATCTCTTCCTTTTCAGGCCATTTTCAAGCCTCCAAAAGCAATCCGTGGTGGAATACCTATTTGCTTTCCCCAAGTATGGCAAGTTCATCTTTATTTTCATAAATCCGTGCTAAAAGAAAACTGGCTGCTTGAATTTTAAAAATTGAAATGGACCATTTATATGCAGTTTGGAACACAAGGAAATCTTGAGAAACATGGATTTGCAAGGAACCGTTTCTGGGCTATTGATGATAATCCTCCACCTTTTCCAGTAAACACTGCTATAAAAACTTTCGCTGATCTCATTCTGAAGCCTTCTGAAGAAGATCTCAAGGTTTGGCCTCACAGGTTCGTGTTAGACCATCCTTTGATTcgtgttgtttttcttttatgcAGTACATGTCTGATTCTGCTCCTCATCTATCTTTGAATAAATTATGACTTGCAGCTTTGAATTTCGATTAAGAGTTGCTCTTGCACCTGGAGGAGATTTGATTCTCACTTCTCGAATAAGAAACACCAACATTGATGGAAGAACTTTCTCATTTACATTTGCATATCATACATACTTGTCTGTATCAGACATAAGGTATGTACCCTTTTTTAATCAATTGCTTCCCCCTTTTTCTCAGATTTCCATTCAGATATTGTAAACTGAAACTTCTCCAAGAGTCTGGAACTGGAATTGTGGACCTTTCATCCATGACTTTCCAGTGATATGTGTTCAATTTACTTGTAAATGCCTTTGATAGGCTCATATGTATTATGCTTGTGGCATTTGTATTGTACCGAGCTTGGCTAATGCAAAACCTGTTTAGAAGCTGCTGGCAAACACGCTGGTTTTATACAACAGTTTTAATGCAGGCACACACCAAACTTTTAGATCACAGGCGACAGTTCCTGTACTTTAGTTCTATAGGTAAGGAGTGAGCTGAAGTTGGAGAGAATAGGCATTAACAGACATTTAATATCATATACTTCTTGTCAATTAAAGCACATATCTGTTCAAACTGTTGAGAGTTCAAATGGTTTTCGCTTGCTTACTCAAGCCACAAATATCCCCAGTGAAATACGCGTTGAAGGGCTGGAGACATTGGACTACTTTGACAACCTGAACGAGAAAGAACGATTCACAGAACAAGGAGATGCAATTGTGTTTGAAGCAGAGGTAACCAAACTAGTTCAATGTCACATGTGAAACTAGATTGCTGATTTGTAAGTATTTTTTTGTGGTGAAGGTTGACAAAATATATCTAGACGCACCatcaaaaattgcaatcatTGATCATGAGAAGAAAAGAACATATGTTTTACGGAAAGATGGACTTCCAGATACTGGTAAGTTTATTTGTTAGTTGATTTATCAGCATTCTTTTAGCTTGTTACAATATGCATATTTTATTACCCTTTTCcccttgaagttgtatggaaccCGTGGGATAAGAAGTCAAAAAATATGCAAGATTTGGGGGATGAAGAATACAAACACATGCTGTGCGTGGAGCCTGCAGCTGTTGAGAAACTCATTACCTTGAAGCCTGGTGAGGAGTGGAAAGGAAGGATGGAGCTCTCAGCTGTTCCTTCCAGTTACTGTAGTGGGCAACTGGATCCAGAGAAGGTTCTTCAGGGTTTAGAATTCTAACTTGCCACATCTTGTACAGGTAATGTTTCTTTTGTTTGCAGCTTTTTGGTTGCCTGGTTGGATACTTTGAATTTAGTTTCCTTCGTAATGCTTTTGCAATTTGGAGAGCTAACATACAAGTGCAATGCATTTAAAATTGAAGTTTCAGCAATTGCTTAATTCGATTTATCAATATGCTTGAAAGCCTAGTGCTTTGGAAGTGGGCGTCTGCTATGTAGTTGATAGAGCGTGATGACTAGAGAAGTAGAGATAGTCCTCAAGCCGTCAAGCGTGGTTGATACCGTAGCATAGTCATGTCAATAAGTTGCTTGGCCCAGTTATGcgattatatccatttgcaaagTCGTCCATATCTACCGTTCTTGTTTTTAACAAAGTAACATGATTTTTCATTTCTGCAATCTGCAGGGCCCCTTTAGCGTCACTTATATTACTTGGTGGCTGCTGGCATTGAAGCTGTCGACTTACTAGCCTTCGTTCGTCGCCATTTTATTCCACTTATCTTTCTTTATTAGCATAATACTAGGATCATGCCTGTGTGTTGCTATGGGCTATGAAAAAATTCTAACATGGAAAACATGGTATTGATATTAACAACATATTATTTTATGGCTCACCAAGATTTATAAGTATCAACTTTTACATAATAATATCAAAATGAGCATGGCACATAGCATTGAAAATTCTTCTGCTCCCGTAGCAATGTACGTATACTGTATACACAGACATAGTGACAACAAAGGTAAGTGACGTAACACATTGCATAGTCACTTGTGAGAGTAGCCGAAGACACAGGGTTTCAGATATTCTATTATCCTGAAAACTTATTATCCTAAAGTTTTCAGTAACTTTTTCCATTCACATTTACACAAGCTGGATGCTAATATCCATCATGGAAATTTAGGAAAAAGCATTGGCCTGCATGAATCAATGTGTGAGGAGTGTAACAAAATGTCTGTGGAACAGAATGTTTCTTTATTGCTAAGATtttctgaagaaaaaaaaaagagcagctGAGGCAGTGTTTGTCTATTGTATAAAATAGCCCTATTTGCAGATGGGGAATAGTGATTAGTTGCAGTTGCAAAATCCAATATTGGTGCAATCCATACTTTTTCCTTCCACCTGTCCCCAATAACACAGCAGGGTGCAACAATTCTTTTAACAATTCATCAGACACGTTTCATATTTGCCTTCCAGGGAAACAACAATGCAAAGAGCAATAATAGGTAGGAGGATTTGAAGGATGGACACCTTGACCTCATTAGCAAAGCACATGATCTAAAGATACACATTTATTCAAGCCTCCGAAATTTACCCCCAGGAAGTCCATCTCCACTGCAACTCCAAAGGCAGTGTCCATCTGACATGCAAAGGAGACTGCATGCAAACATGCTAGTACCTGGTTCATGAGGCGGAAATAGAAATTTGCGGCAGGAGATATTCTACACCGTAGGAAGCACTACATCTTAGCATAATACTTAAACATGTGTTTTTTAGTAAAACATATAACCTTATTCAATAAAGTAGCAAAATCTTCTGTAGTCATCTTCCCCATGAGTTTGGATGTTTTAAAGAGAGCAATGTTTACATCTTTCAGCCTGTCAACCGGACGATCCCTGTCATGATCAATTGATACGAGATGGATCTGTATGTTTCCAGAAATACATATAACACATGGAAATGGACTTGCCTGAAAGCACCACCTAGTAAGAATAATGCACCGAAGTGCTCTTTCAGACAAGCCGTGTATACACTGGACAAGATACGCAGACTAATAAGCAAAGAACGCCATAAAAAACATGAAATGTACTTTCACATTATTATTTAAGTTCAGATATAGGACACCATTGCATTATAGTTTGTTTAACATCCAAATTCCGAATGTATCTTTCCCAATCCTACACCAAACATGCATAAAAATGAAAAACTTAGCTGCAGCCTGCACCAACAAATAAATGTTTTGAGGGATACCTGAAATATTGCAGAGTGCTCAGTAGCAGGGATACCTGAACAAATTGGTATCTCCATCAGCTCTTTTGAAAACACTACTACTGGGGAGCTCACTGACCATTTCATAGATGTCCCTGCCGGCGATCGCACGCAGGGCAGTGTCAACCTAGCATATTGATCCAGATTCTGTAGGGTGTCTAAGTAAAATATGCAAGCCCCTAATGAACAATATGTCAATAGCAGATACGAATTACAGAGCATAGGAAATGTCGTGGGCCAAGTCGTCAACTGACTTGCAAACCAAAAAACACTATGCCATGTCCAAGTCGAGAAAGCTAAGCTTGACTGATTTTGTAGAAGAACTACTTCACCTGTAGAACATCTTTTAAAAACACAGATAAATTTCTAACAAAAAAACCAAGCCTGTTTTAACTCTCAAACAGGGGAGCATGCTTGAACTATTGTTTTGGACTTTAAATTGTAATCTTGGTACACTTTTGAGCAGTCACATCATCTGACAACATTAAGCACTATCCTTTACCTGAATGCTTGACTTGACATTTAGCAGATAGAGTGGAGCCAAAATTTCCATGCAGGGTACGACAAAGCATTTAAAATTACCTAGCAAGAATAAGAAACAACACGGATAAAAAATTTGAATGAAAAGTGTTAAAATTTCCATACAGGGTTCACATTTGAATGAAAAAATCTGAATGTAAAGTGTAAGACACGCACGAATAATGATTATATTACCTCGCCTACGGTGTTAGAACCTCCTTGTATACAATTTTCTTTGTATACGTGCCATCTACTGCCTgtacccttttcttcttctgggaTCTACCTTTTTGTTCCTTGTCTTATTGATTACCCTAGCCATTCTCtttctttttagcatttttcttttccttccttttagcctcttcctcctctgcctTACATTTGGTATCGTTTGGCCCCGTGACTTGTTGACCGTCATGGCAAAGTTGAGCCTAATAGGAAACTTCTTACTCTCAAACTGGAATGGGAACATCTCATCATCTGAGGGGCACAACGGTATTCAAGGAAGGAAAACCCTCTTCCCGGCATGCTGTCCCAGCACAATTTCAGCATTGATCGAATTTCTTTGGAAGCCTCGAACCACCAACCTTGTACCACTGCAGAGTCCATTCGCAAGATCGATATTCCTAAGCAATATGACCGAACAGCTGATCTTGAGCTTTAGCAAATTTGGAGGTAGCCCGTTGGGAGTCAATGTGTTAAGGAACTCCGAAGGATAGTAGTTATGCAGATCATCAATCGCGGAGTTGAAACTATGATACACCATCTTCCTACCCAATCATTACGTGTGGATAAAATCGCTCTAGAGGTGATGTAGTCTTTGttgtcatgtttgcattgaGGTTTGGAAAGATGCATTCAATCAATCTGTCAAGATCTTTCTCAGAATCCCCATAATACGGGACACATATATTGTTAGGAAGACGTACATCACCATCTCCGTTAACCCAATGAGCAGCAGATAATCCGCAAACCACGGGTCACTCTGCGCCCTCATGTTGCCACGAGCTTAAGGTGGCACATGGATTCCCAAAGATACGACCTCCATAGAGAAGCATCGACTATCTGAGCCCTAGATCCTTTCCGCAAAACAGGGAGGACCTGTCTAAAATCCCCACCAAAGAAAACAGTCTTCCCACCAAACGGCAGCTCCGATCAACCCTTTATATCACATAGGCTATTGTCTAGGGCTTCCACAGCTTGCCTCTTTGTCATAGACGCCTCATCCCAAATGATGAAAGACGCTTGCTATAGCAGTTTGGCAGTACCACTCTGTTTCGTGAAGCTACAACAACCGCCGTCCTCAAGAGTAAGGGTTATCTTGAAACGTGAGTGAGCCGTCCTCCTACCAGGCATTATAGATGCTGCAACACCAGATGTAGCGGTAGCAACGGCAAGCTTGTTCTGACTGCACAGGGTTCCGAGAAGTGCCATGTACAAAAATGTCTTTCCTGTGCTGCCATTTTTGGTGTCGACTTTGGACATTATCTCATCGTAGGCAGCCCTCTGCTCCTTGTTTAGGGAATCATATAGTCCCACGATCTTCCATGTTCAGATCGATGCTTGCTTCTTCAAATATCTCATGAGGAATACCGCTAGCGTCGTCATATGTGTCATCAATTTCAGGAAGAGGAAACGACCTTGTGTCCTTCCCCATAGACTGCAACATGTTTCTAATATCAATTAAAACCATCTGTTGCACCAGGCTCAGGTATGGATTGTTGCGCCGGTAATCTTCTGACATTGCATCAAGGTGCTTCGTCCACAAACCAGACACATCACTCGGCTCGCAGAATACCAATATTGTTGCGAATAGCCTACGCAATGAGGATGGCATTTGGAACAAACTATTTTCAGTAAGGCACTCATTAAGTGTATTGTCTTCTTCGATTAGACCTCGCCTCTCCGCAACTTCACGGAACTCAGCCGGATGAGCTAAGATGAGTCTCCCGACCTAGTATACAACGTTTTTTCTTGGTTTCCAAAATTTACCATTAGACTCCCAAGTATAATGCTCCAGAAAGTCATGGTACAAGATTTCGCGAGCTTCCTCATGAACCCTTTTGTAGGCAAAGTACGCTGTCAACATTGACTCGTTGGCACCTGGACGCTTGACAAGTCGTTCGATCTTGTCCTGTTTATAATATGTAACCATATGCATGTCTGGAAGATGAGTACATTCAGATCGAGTAATgacctttctttttttatttatcaaGAAGATTCCATTTACAGAAACATCAAACAAGGTAAGAGCAAAAGTGGGAACTTGGAAGAGGCTTGACCACTTCCTTTTAAATTACCTGTTCTTTTTCCATTTAGAGAAACATCAAACAAGGTAAGAGCAAAAGTGGGAACTCGGAAGAGGCTTGACCACTTCCTTTTAAATTACCTGCTCTTTTCTCTGTTGATCATTTTTTTGTTACTGTACCTAAAGGTGGTAATGAACTTGTTTGGGAGATTGCAGTTGttcttgtatatatattatttgcATTTTCCCTTCAAAGTTATTGCAAAATCTGATTGAAACATGCATGAATTTCAGTGCATTGTTTATTTTGCTAAGTTCATGCAAGTATTATTGTTAGTGATCACACATACTGCTCTTTTATTCTTGCTGCTAATTTATTCTGTCCAGTTTGGTCCTATATATTTCTCTTCCTTGACATTCCATATTTCATGTTTTCTTCCAGCAATCACTACCTCCTCGTATGGAATGTATTGCAATGGTGCACACAATTGACGAAGGGCTTTGATTCTGATCCTTGCCATGGAAGTGTTTAGAAGTGTAGGGAATTCCAGTGGATAGATTGTATGGATCTGGTTTGACATTGAGGCAATAGTGAATCTTGTCGGTGAGTAGATAAAGTAAATCAATACCGTGAGCTTTGGTGATCAGGACCTTGTATGCGCTGAAGGCTGTTTTGCAGTTCTATTCCAGTCTTGTAGCATGCTTTGGCACCTTTATGTCGTTTCAGGGTACTACACAATTTTCTGGAAGCTGTAAATTTTGTTTGCTATCTTAGGGGAACACCTACTTCCTCGGTAGCTAGACTCCTAGACCCAAGCTACATTCTTCATTGACCATGTGAAATAGTCCATGACAAGTTTATCTATGCTCTTGTGCTTAATTTTGTCGCCGTGGTTGGCATTGTCATTCTAATGCATTTTCAGTCTGCTGCTAGTAACTTTTGACGCTAAAGAATAAAGAGTTAGATTTATATGCAAGCTACAATGATCCAAAACGGATAGTAGCAGGCATCTTTGACTTGACGAATAGGCCTTGTGTATAATTGGAGATGGATCCCGTtgttgcttcactggcttgcgTATCTGGTCATTGACGTTGCAGCATACAAGTGTTACGTGTAGCATGTAAAATAGACGCTTTCGTGCTTTGGAAGTATTTTTTATGACCATTATAGTGAATTTCTTCTAACCCCTCTAGAGTTTTTTTTTGGGTAAATATCGACAGCGGACATTATTTGGAGCTATATGTTGCACCTTTTTCCATGATGTGACAACGCACATAGCTGTCTGCAGTCGACGGGGGACAGAAATATAAGAGTTGTTTGACGTGTATGATGCAGGAAAATTGTGGGCCGTTGAGACTGTAAGCTTTTTTTtaaatacgcaggagagctacgTATCATTCTTATTAAGAAGATAAATGGAAGCACAAAAGTTTAACAACGCGGGCTAACCAGGCGCACGCACACGGAAGATGATCACATATGTCAATTACATGTTCGATCTAAACACCCTTAGGCAACAGAGTTAAGAAGGTTAGAATGGGGCGGTCGCCGTACACCCCGGCCAACCTATGTCTGCTAGGGACTTTGCCCCGGCCGAGCACCACACCCTTGCTTCCGATGAAATTTCCTCTGTGAGCTGTTGCGGTGTGTTGGGCGATCCTTTGCTGAAAACCCTATTGTTACGTTCCCTCCAAATCATCCAGGAGACAAGCATAAGGGTGCAATCCATACCCTTCTTCCTGCTGCTATTAAGCCCTACGCGTTTCAACAGCCACCAGTCCATCAGAGCAGTATTTGCTGCCGGGGGGTCTGAGGAACGCCTATCACCTGACCAACAACAAGCCAAACCTGTTGTGCATAACTGCATTGAGCAAGAAGGTGCTCAACCGTTTCCGATTGTTGGCTGTAGAGTGTGCAAACATTATCGTTCTGGAGGTCACGCTGCTTACGACGAGCTGCCGTCCAGATCTTCTCCCGGAGGGACACTGTAAGCTTATTGGTTGAGTGGAAAATTAGATTGAACGATTGGGTGTCATGCTTGTGCTCAACTTTTCTTGTTTTGCATTTTCTGAACACTAGGCCTATGGAATCGGGTGATGCAAAGGTTAGGACAGTTTTGGTATCAAATAAACACATTCATGCCAACGCTAACATGCGCAATCTTTGGACACGTACGTATACATACGCACAGAAGAGCCGAAGCGAAACATTGGGCCCTGTCCACATCTAGTATTACATCCAGAATGCTACAGGGTTTGGTAACGGGTCGAAACATTCATGGGCGATCTGGTACGACATGGATCCATAAGCCCGATGCTTTGCGGTCCGCAGGTCTCCCTCCTTGCCGTACTTGACCACGAAAGAGGTCATGTTGAGCACACGGTTGGCGTGGTGATCTTCGGTCTTCCGGCACTCGACCAGGCAGAACCTACCGTCGCCCATGTACACCAGCGTAGCGCCCACATGTGTACTCGATTCCACGTCGAACATACTCGATTCCACGTCGAACAACAAGTCCTTGCCGAACTTCCAGGCGGGCATGGTCTCG from Setaria italica strain Yugu1 chromosome VII, Setaria_italica_v2.0, whole genome shotgun sequence includes the following:
- the LOC101779147 gene encoding putative glucose-6-phosphate 1-epimerase isoform X1 is translated as MAAATSSSSPPTPQPSSSVERTKGPTGLEKIVLREARGWSAEVHLYGGQVTSWKNDHGDELLFVSSKAIFKPPKAIRGGIPICFPQFGTQGNLEKHGFARNRFWAIDDNPPPFPVNTAIKTFADLILKPSEEDLKVWPHSFEFRLRVALAPGGDLILTSRIRNTNIDGRTFSFTFAYHTYLSVSDISEIRVEGLETLDYFDNLNEKERFTEQGDAIVFEAEVDKIYLDAPSKIAIIDHEKKRTYVLRKDGLPDTVVWNPWDKKSKNMQDLGDEEYKHMLCVEPAAVEKLITLKPGEEWKGRMELSAVPSSYCSGQLDPEKVLQGLEF
- the LOC101779147 gene encoding putative glucose-6-phosphate 1-epimerase isoform X2, encoding MSWMTSLAIFKPPKAIRGGIPICFPQFGTQGNLEKHGFARNRFWAIDDNPPPFPVNTAIKTFADLILKPSEEDLKVWPHSFEFRLRVALAPGGDLILTSRIRNTNIDGRTFSFTFAYHTYLSVSDISEIRVEGLETLDYFDNLNEKERFTEQGDAIVFEAEVDKIYLDAPSKIAIIDHEKKRTYVLRKDGLPDTVVWNPWDKKSKNMQDLGDEEYKHMLCVEPAAVEKLITLKPGEEWKGRMELSAVPSSYCSGQLDPEKVLQGLEF